The DNA sequence CTCCACTCACCGGCTCCTGCTCGTGACTGCAATAGATCTGGAACATGAGCGCCATGAGTTCCTGCATAGTGCGCTGAATCTCGTTGGAGATGCGCTGCAGGTCGGCCTTCTCACGGGCATCGATGTGGTTGTCATCGGTATAGGCGGTGTACGCCCGAGACAATTCGCCGAGACGCGCCCACAGCTCCTGGAACTTCGAATGCAGGTCTTCGCGGTCGACGCTGCCAGGCGTGATCAGCTTGACGAATACACCACCGCTCGCGACCGCAATGGCTTCAGCGAAGAGCGTGGTACTAGTGAATGCCTGCATCTCCAACGAGTGCTGCGTGCGTACCGCTTGGCCCTTGCGCTCATAGACGCGGTTGGAGAGCGCATCCCGCGTCATGCCCAAAGCTGCGGCCATGGCGTCCCAACCTCCTGGGAATGCGTCAATCATTCCCTGATGTGCCTGACGTAAATTCACAAGTACTCCCTCATATTTAGGCGGGAAGTCCCCTCTGTCGTATGATTGAAGCCCCACAGCGTCAACCAAAGAAAGGACTTCCCATGGAAAAGCAACAACTAGACAAACTTGTTGGGCTGATTGGTGGCTGCGAAACGGCCATCGTCACGCTTGCTGACTGCCTTCACAAAGCAGGCGTTCTCGACAAGGAAGCGCTATCTGCTCACTACGATGCGACAGCACACGCTCTCCCACAGGAGATTCCTCACCGAGAAGTTATTCAGATGGTTTTGGGTCACATCGCTCGTGGGCTTCGATCGGCGAAGGATCAGGAGGATCTGATCGGCACGCTGTTCCACTGAGAACAGCGGTCTGATCAATCGAGACCTGTTCATACCAAGCATGTGGCAGTACCGTCGGCTGAAACTGCCGGCGGATTCCATCGGCCGCTCTAATCTCTTTTTCTGGAACTGCGGCCGCCCCATCGGTATGGGTTCGGCACGTATAGCTGTTGATGTAGTCGGCCACGCTGGCAACAAGGCACTCCGCTGAATCCATGCTCAGGCACAACCGGACAATGCCGTCGCGAGTCTCGAAGCCGATACCGATTTCATTGGCACCATCGTCTACAGGCGTCGTATTGCGCCAGGACGCAGGCACATAGACAGCTGGTATCCGAGATTGACGGTCGGCCCCCCTGTAATGCCGGTATTGCTTGTCATCGACGTTGACTGTGAGCCTCGGTTGCAATGCCTGGAAGAGACGCGCCACCTCGGCCATGCCGTCATTAAATTGCCTGGAAGCCACTGGAGTTGCACCAGCCATACGCCAAAATTTGCGTTCGTGCTTCGGCTTGAATTTCACAATCCATTCCCTTTCATTGTGGTTTTCTTGATTGCCTGGCAGTCATATGCTTCGCCCCATCATTCAAAAAGCATGAGGGAACGGGCATGAAGGCCGACAGATACTTAGTTCTCATCCACTTCGCGGCCAAAGTCACCAGGGCCAACTTGTCCGAGGTAGCCGTGCAGGTAACGCGAGCAGTCCGAACCACCCTGCAGAACAGCGAGGCGATTTGCTCGACCTCTGCATCCGTCGCATTCGTGGGCGAGTCTCGTGCATCGGCAGACTCGCTATTCCGCTTACTAGCAAGCGATCTCAGGCCTGGCGACAACTTGAGTATTTTTTCGCTGGGCGAAGGCATCGCTACCTCGCACCCTGGCCTGCATCGCTGGGCTCATCGCGACGGGTAATGGGGCCGCTCGCCACGAGCTCAGGCCAGATCTCGTGCCAATCCTTGGGGCGCAGGTCTTGCCGCTTCACCTCACCTCGGGTGACTTTTTCAATCCGAGCGCAGAGCAGCGGCTCAATCAACGTGCCGCGCCTTCTCCAATTGCTAACAACGGACTGCCCAACGCCAATCTGGTCCGCCAGCCTGGACACTCCCCGCGCAATATCAATGGCTTTGTCGAGTGGTTTCATGGCGGCATTTAATCACTGCAGTGATAATTTAGTCAACACCCAAGTGATTCACACAAGTGATTTAATCCGCGAATGAACAAAGAAACCTTGGGCGCACGGCTTCGCGCCACCCGAAAAGCCAAGCAACTAACGCAAGCGCAGCTTGCGCAAAGGGCCGGCTTGACCCAAGGAACAATTGGCAATATAGAATCGGGGATCAGGGGGTACGGAGAAAGCCTGCTGGATATTGCGAAAGCGCTGGACGTCGATCCGGCCTATCTACGCATGGAAACAGACGTAAAGCATCAAGACAGCGCCTCCAACGACAGCGACGTGCCAGGTGATCTGTCGGCGCGACAGGTCGTGCTCTTGCAGTTATTCGATGGACTTACCTCGAAGCAGCAAGACGAAATAATCAGGACTCTTGAAGCTACGAAACAAGCCAACTTTGAGCTAATCGAGGAGCTTGCCCAAAGGCGGCACAAGTAAAACCTGCCAGTCCGCTCCCACCCCGCTGCCTGAGAAATTCATGCGGCGAGGCTATCTACAGCCAGTCCATTTAATTGCCACACAGACATTAAGTGATTATTTTCCATCCAAAATATCACTACAGTGTTGAATTATAAAATCACTTGAGTGATACTCGCTCCCGTGTTCAATCACCGGAGCGATAAATGCGCATCGCCAAAAAAGCCGCAGCCACGCAACTGCCAGCCAAGTTCAACTTCCTCGCCGGTCGCCGACCGCCCTCTCGCCGCGAGTGGCCACTTGGCCATACTCCAGCTGAAGCGCAGTCGATCGCCATCACTAACACCAAGCGAGGTGCTAAATGAGCCGCTTCTACCTAGCGCCTGAGAGCGAAGATACGTTCCGGCGAGTGTCGCACTCCCGCGTGATTTCCCATGTCGCGAAGAAGTGCGAGTGCGGCAAGCAGACCACCGCAAAAGACCTGGCTCAATACGGTCACTGCGTGGCGTGCCAGAAGGCAACAGCGAAGCCGCCTATCAAGTTTGTTTTCACAACTGGCCACCTGGACTACCTCTCACCTGAGAACGGCGACCGCCGCTTCTGGCCCGCGCCTTCCGCCTGGACGAAAGCGAGGGAGGCATGAGCTATCCCGTCATCAAGAAGATCCAAAAGCAGACCTTTACCACGCTCGTGCGGAACGTAAAGCTCAACGTCTGGACTGATGGGCAATCTTGCTCCGCCTACCTGTTCTTCCAGCGCGGCGACCAGACCCCAACGCCTCTGGTCTACGCGATCTCGCACACTTCGGACCGATGCCACTTGCGGAAGGCGCAAGACCAATGGTCACTCTGGATCGGGTCCGCTGCCTTCGAAATCAACGAGAAGGATTACCAGACTATCGCTGACCTCCTCGGCTGCGCTGTCGTGCAGGAGGTGGCAGCGTGAAAGCCTTCCTCCTCACGATCACCCGCGAGAGCGGCATCCCGCTGACGCTGACCATCATCGCGCACTCGTCTTTCGATGTGCATACGTCTGCACTCGATATGTTCGGCGTCTGCAAGATCTCAGTGAGGCCAGCATGATCCGGACAACCCTCACCCGCCTCATCACCGCCATTGCGGTCGTCTATCTGCTGCTGATCGCCCAAGCATTTACCAAGAACGGTCCCGAGCTGGAGCCATTCGTGGATCTCGGCCGACAGATGGCCATCGAGGAGCTGCCGCCTGTCGATCAACTGCGCTCCCTGTGTTCGGTCGAGTGGCCGAGCGAGGTTGCTGGCGCTATGACAGCAGAGGCTCGCCGCAAGGCCTGTCGCGCATTCGGGGAGTGACCACATGCGCCACCTACCCAAGTCGGTCGCCCCACAGATGACGCTCCAGGATCTGGGGCTTGCGGTCACATCGAAGGCCGGGTGCTCACCCCTGCTTGGCCAGGATGTCGCTCGCACGCTCCTGGACGAATTCAACTCAATGCTCGCAGCAGGCTACCAGCTGAGCATCCCACAACTTTGCCGGCCAATCAGGCCGGGCCACACCACCTGGCGCATCGATGTCGCGAACCCCATGCTCGGCTTCGCTGGCGCCCTGCTCTTCACCGTCCCCACTATTCACTAATTCGGAGATGATCATGAATCAAGTCACCCAAGCGCAGTTCGGGATGATCCCGCTGCAATTCATCGAGACCGACCCCAACCAGCCGCGACGGACATTTGATGAAAACGCCCTGCAGGAGCTGGCGGACAGCATCAAGGTCAGCGGCGTTATCCAGCCCATGCGGATGGCCACATCGGCCCTGATGCAACTGGCCACACTTTGCCAGGTTGACGCTAACGCCATCCGGAAGAAGCACCTCGATCCAGTTCTGGCTAAGCCCGCTGAGGCGCCTTCCTTAACAAAGCAGCCAACTCGTCCAAAGAAAGACGTCCAGAAAGATACCATCGATCCAGCTGCGGCATGGCCCTTCCCGAAGTCGCGGGAAGGAGCATGAGCATCGGCAAACTACACCAGCGCGATGAGAGGTGAGGCATGAAAGCTCAGATGTTCCTAGTGATGAAGTACGAAAGGATGACCATGACGTTGGCCGAGGTCTGCGACGAGATCAGCATGGAAACCGGGACCGCGCACAACAAGATATCTGCAGGCACGTTTCCCATCCCAACACGCAAGGAAGGTCGAAACCGGGTAGCGGACGTCCGTGATGTGGGCGAATACCTCGATCGCCAGCGCCAGGCGGCCAAGGAGGCCCATGAAACCCGCCACTGAGCTGATCAC is a window from the Herbaspirillum rubrisubalbicans genome containing:
- a CDS encoding YmfL family putative regulatory protein — protein: MGLQSYDRGDFPPKYEGVLVNLRQAHQGMIDAFPGGWDAMAAALGMTRDALSNRVYERKGQAVRTQHSLEMQAFTSTTLFAEAIAVASGGVFVKLITPGSVDREDLHSKFQELWARLGELSRAYTAYTDDNHIDAREKADLQRISNEIQRTMQELMALMFQIYCSHEQEPVSGA
- a CDS encoding transcriptional regulator, with translation MKPLDKAIDIARGVSRLADQIGVGQSVVSNWRRRGTLIEPLLCARIEKVTRGEVKRQDLRPKDWHEIWPELVASGPITRRDEPSDAGQGAR
- a CDS encoding helix-turn-helix domain-containing protein — its product is MNKETLGARLRATRKAKQLTQAQLAQRAGLTQGTIGNIESGIRGYGESLLDIAKALDVDPAYLRMETDVKHQDSASNDSDVPGDLSARQVVLLQLFDGLTSKQQDEIIRTLEATKQANFELIEELAQRRHK
- a CDS encoding ParB N-terminal domain-containing protein, which codes for MNQVTQAQFGMIPLQFIETDPNQPRRTFDENALQELADSIKVSGVIQPMRMATSALMQLATLCQVDANAIRKKHLDPVLAKPAEAPSLTKQPTRPKKDVQKDTIDPAAAWPFPKSREGA